Sequence from the Cololabis saira isolate AMF1-May2022 chromosome 9, fColSai1.1, whole genome shotgun sequence genome:
gacgccgtcatgaacctttcggacttctccgtcactgcatttctccgcggtgcagtactccccgtgaccgctaattcgcgatcttttcctgaatggtttatccgactttttccggtcacagtgaatcaaagagataaggacaactattgtgcaaaaaaaaaaaaaaaaatcacacatacacgaagaaaagagtgctgaaagttcacgactgcttcaaaccggaaacgggaaatgcgttgctaccaagcgaaccaatcacagccctctcgtctgcgtgtggtctgcgtcgctcgactcgtagttacaatttttgggaggtgcacgtcagtgatggcgtaccctacggcgtaggcacggcgtcgttttttACGCAGAACCAAAACTCAGCCTtaatgaggacactgaactttatgatttcaccgtttaacgttagctacccaaaaatccaacattacctgatacaaaatgggaaccacaaatccacgtttcggtgcctggaatccagttgtttctgtgaattgcagcgatccatttgtctctcttaagattatttttctgcagtctgtaaaacgataactctgatttcttgctaaatctatgagtacagtcgatcgcacaacaactCTTTCCCatgttagatgttttccagttgctcaaactgaaagtctatgctgcctctgtgacgtcatgcccaTTCCCTCTATAGGTGCAGGATGAAGTCAGTATTTGTTCCAGAAGGACAACAAAACTACACATCTTCTAAAAGCACTTTAATAGCGGTTTTGGAGACTTGGGTCACATGACGGAGATCCTGCCTGACCTGAGCGTCTACATTTCCCATAATCACTTTGGAAAGGTGCGTAGTCAGACCTGAGGTCAGTGCAGTGCATTCTGGGAGGACGCTTGTCGCTCTGTTCAGGCTGGACAGGTGTCCGGAGTGCGGGGGTCCCCGACTACGAGGGTGAACCTGAACTCAAGCGTCTCTGAAAACCCAGACTTGCTTTGTAACTGTGATTCAGCCGTTTCTGTGGCGTTTCCTCCACAACGCTCTAGTTCAGGACCAGGTCTGAGCCGGTACAAGTCCGGCCCACGTTCCCGGTTCAGGTCTACATGAGGCTGCAGATCCTGGACTGTCCGTCTGCTCCCTGCAGGCCCCTCTTGTCCCGGACCAGCACGGCCTGGTTCCCGTAGCTGCTGTACCAGCTGGACTGGGACCGGCTCAGGTAGGTGGACGGCGCCGCCGCcgcaagctgctgctgctgctgctgctgccagaTCAGCAGGGACGCGTCCTGGTACCGCAGCCGCACAAACGTCTCCGACAGGGCCTTAGCTGCCAGGGGGGGGCGGGCGGGGCCCGCCGGGTGGCCCGGCTCCTCTACAGCGTCCGGGTCACAGTCCGACATGGTGGACGGCGGACCAGCATGCTGCGGAGCAACGGTTCCAGGAGGGAGACGGCTCAAAGACGTCCGGACCGGTTCAGCTCTACCCGGACCCGGCACAAACCTGAAGGAGAAGCACATGACAAAGGTGACTGAGGTTGCAGGTCTGGAGCAGACGTAGAGAGGAAACGACACGGGTCAACCAAGTCTTTGTTCCTAAAAGCAGGGAGagaattcatgaaaattgtttttgatatttgacaTGGTGTTAGTTATAGAcacaaggttttcaaaaaccaccgcaaacaaattgggatggCCCCCTAGTGGCTGACTTGCAGAAAAGAAGAAtgaatcaaaatgaatcaataagcgAGGAGATAGAGGCAGCACTGTAGGTGttaagtgagtttaaatatgcacagctgatgttttttttcgtgttatttcaataaaatcctattctttcactgtgacttagttctgaggttctgttcatcgtaagcctgaatgaatgaatgaatgaatgaatgaatgaatgaatgaagccactgttctcacccaatGAGATTGACACTACAGTGATAGTGACTTGTCCAATTAACAGAAAGCtgcattccttgggggtgaaaatatgggtctagagccctatacaatatttttatgtgacttaattctagagatatttgggcaaaaaaatgaccttgaaacttaaatttgaccttgaaataggaaatatatctcagaattgaattcctagcaccaaaaaagtagagaaagtgacaatatacaacaatctaggactaagagaagctgtgacctttggtcttttcggtGGGAGccattgtgattttttttttgcaaaccggccactagggggcatcccaatttgtttgcggtggtttttgaaaaccttatgtccataacttacaccatgccaaatatcaaaaacttgtcaccaagtgcacaatttttatgatttttgacatattccctcccagctatgaGAGAGATCCGGCTCCAGCAGGCCGGATGGTCTGGAATACCGCGGTGTCGGCTCAACCTCAACCTCTTTCTCCTGCAAGATCTGAGTGTGTTTACGTTTAAgatttttggttttggtttagTTATTTTACTTCCACTAGGGGGCGTGGGTCTAAAAGGCCAGCCCcaacaaccagaaccagagcagTGGGAGCCGTCTTCATGGGAAGCGTCTTAACTTAATCCACTTACCACACTGAAACCACGACTCGCCTGTGTTCCCATACAAAACAGTTGTTTCCGCTCTTCCAAACTCCTTAAAAAACACCCAATCAACTATATAATCCAGGTACTTTCCAATAATCAGCGTTTAAATGAACTAACTGGGTTTTAAAAGGACGTCAGCGTCAGTTACCATGGTGATGAGGCGGGGGCTGTAAATCCCAGATTAAGACTCTGCAGGTCCGCTATCCCTGGTGCTGTCCCCGGTCCTGGTACTGGGTCTGGTACTGGGTCTGGTACTGGTTACTGGTCTGGTCCAGTACTGGTCTGGTACTGGTCTGGTACTGGTTACTGGTCTGGTCCAGTACTGGTCTGGTACTGGTTACTGGTCTGGTACTGGTCAGTCTGGTCCAGTGAAATCAACAGTTGAAAAGATAATCACCTTCTGGTGGTGAGCTTGGTACATTTATGCATTTACTACGGTTCTGCCCAGTGGTCGAACAAGTCTGGTCGGAAGTAATTGACATTTTAAAAGCTATTTTCAACATTCATATTCCTCAATGTCctgttgtttgtttatttgggaGTGCAGTGGAAAATATACATGTAAAAATGATGCACCGTATCATTGCTCCAGCTTTTCTGTCTGTGAAGAGGACAATACTTGCGACCAATACAAGCCAGACTGGCTGCTGTAATAAATACAATTGGCTGAAGGACTTTTTGGATTTATTGTCAATGGAAAAGGCAACCTCAATGGCCAATTTGCCCcattagtccaggggccagagcccaaaattccACTTGTctgtaccactcaaggtgacaaaaaaaaatccatgacaaaacttacttatgatttttgaaaatatctatgtctgtagatgatattttggtatgataaccttcctgattTACTGAAGGGGGTGGatgacttcatgagctgataactatgatccagctgccactcaggaaggttatcataccaaaatatcatctacagacatggatcttttcaaaaattataagccagttttgtcaccttgagtggtactgatatccggtctggaacatggactgtCATTAGAGAACACTTGACAATAATGGAACAATAACATGAACTGTTGTGTTGGTCacaggctttttattttattttacttgtttttcttttagag
This genomic interval carries:
- the LOC133451187 gene encoding putative uncharacterized protein BRD3OS; the encoded protein is MSDCDPDAVEEPGHPAGPARPPLAAKALSETFVRLRYQDASLLIWQQQQQQQLAAAAPSTYLSRSQSSWYSSYGNQAVLVRDKRGLQGADGQSRICSLM